A stretch of the Vitis riparia cultivar Riparia Gloire de Montpellier isolate 1030 chromosome 13, EGFV_Vit.rip_1.0, whole genome shotgun sequence genome encodes the following:
- the LOC117928531 gene encoding potassium transporter 2 → MDPDHGRCWGTSKKDSWKTLLLLSYQSLGVVYGDLGISPLYVYKSTFAEDIHHSETNEEIFGVLSFVFWTLTLVPLFKYVFIVLRADDNGEGGTFALYSLICRHAKVSLLPNRQVADEALSTYKLEHPPEQKNSSRVKMLLEKHRVLHTALLILVLLGTCMVIGDGLLTPAISVFSAVSGLELSMSKEHHQYAVIPITCFILVCLFALQHYGTHRVGFFFAPVVLIWLLCISALGLYNIFRWNPHVYQALSPYYMFKFLKKTRKDGWMSLGGILLCITGSEAMFADLGHFSYTAIQIAFTFLVYPALILAYMGQAAYLSIHHDNSYQISFYVSVPETVRWPVLIIAILASVVGSQAIISGTFSIINQSQSLGCFPRVKVVHTSDKIHGQIYIPEINWILMILCIAVTIGFRDTKHMGNASGLAVMAVMLVTTCLTSLVIILCWHKPPIVALSFLLFFGSIELLYFSASLTKFREGAWLPILLALFLMTIMYVWHYATIKKYEFDLHNKVSLEWLLALGPSLGIARVPGIGLVFTDLTSGIPANFSRFVTNLPAFHRVLVFVCVKSVPVPYVPPAERYLVGRVGPATHRSYRCIVRYGYRDVHQDVDSFESELVGRLADFIRYDWVRTHGTDPCIEDDGSQSGGSSSECRLTVIGNVAFSGTPAYEIEESLQPASVSIGFPTVESVTDVIEMEPISVTKRRVRFAIDDESETDTRSETDVQLQEELEELWAAQQSGTAFILGHSHVRAKQGSSLVRRLAINVGYNFLRRNCRGPDVALKVPPVSLLEVGMVYIV, encoded by the exons ATGGATCCTGACCATGGGAGGTGTTGGGGCACTTCAAAG AAGGACTCTTGGAAGACACTTCTTCTCTTATCTTACCAAAGTCTTGGGGTAGTTTATGGGGACCTTGGCATTTCCCCTCTCTATGTTTACAAGAGCACATTTGCAGAAGATATTCATCATTCAGAAACAAATGAAGAGATTTTTGGAGTTCTTTCCTTTGTCTTCTGGACTCTTACTCTAGTCCCTCTATTCAAGTACGTCTTTATAGTCCTTCGAGCTGATGACAATGGAGAGG GTGGTACTTTTGCTCTGTATTCCTTGATATGCAGGCATGCAAAAGTAAGCCTTCTTCCCAATAGGCAGGTTGCTGATGAAGCACTTTCCACATATAAACTGGAGCATCCTCCAGAGCAAAAGAACAGCTCAAGGGTTAAGATGCTGCTTGAGAAGCACAGAGTGTTGCACACTGCTTTGCTAATTTTGGTTCTTCTTGGCACTTGTATGGTAATTGGAGATGGACTGCTTACTCCAGCCATTTCTG TTTTCTCTGCTGTGTCCGGTCTCGAGTTATCCATGTCCAAAGAACACCATCAGT ATGCAGTGATTCCTATTACTTGCTTCATATTAGTGTGTCTATTTGCACTACAACACTATGGCACACATCGGGTTGGATTCTTCTTTGCTCCAGTTGTGTTGATTTGGCTACTATGCATCAGTGCTCTTGGCTTATACAATATATTCCGCTGGAACCCACATGTCTATCAAGCTCTGTCCCCATATTACATGTTCAAATTCTTGAAGAAGACGAGGAAAGATGGATGGATGTCTTTGGGTGGAATTTTATTGTGCATAACAG GCTCAGAGGCAATGTTTGCTGATCTTGGACACTTCTCATACACTGCAATTCAG ATTGCCTTCACTTTCTTGGTTTATCCTGCTCTGATATTGGCATATATGGGTCAAGCTGCTTACTTGTCGATACATCATGACAACAGTTACCAGATCAGTTTTTATGTTTCAGTTCCAG AAACTGTGAGGTGGCCAGTGCTTATAATAGCGATTCTTGCCTCTGTTGTGGGAAGTCAAGCTATCATCAGCGGAACATTCTCTATAATCAACCAGAGCCAGTCACTTGGATGCTTCCCAAGAGTCAAGGTTGTTCATACCTCTGATAAAATACATGGCCAGATCTACATCCCAGAGATCAACTGGATACTTATGATTCTCTGCATTGCTGTGACCATTGGATTCAGAGATACAAAACATATGGGGAATGCATCAG GGTTGGCAGTGATGGCAGTAATGCTAGTGACCACATGCCTCACTTCCTTGGTTATTATCCTCTGTTGGCACAAACCCCCTATTGTAGCTCTCTCTTTCCTACTGTTCTTTGGCTCTATAGAATTACTCTACTTCTCAGCCTCCCTCACAAAGTTCCGTGAGGGTGCCTGGCTCCCCATCCTGCTAGCTCTCTTCCTCATGACCATCATGTATGTTTGGCATTATGCCACCATcaagaaatatgaatttgacCTTCACAACAAGGTTTCTTTAGAATGGCTTTTAGCCTTGGGTCCAAGCTTGGGAATAGCTCGAGTACCTGGTATTGGGCTGGTGTTCACTGATCTCACCTCTGGCATCCCGGCAAACTTCTCCCGCTTTGTCACCAACCTCCCTGCCTTTCACCGTGTCCTTGTCTTTGTATGTGTGAAATCAGTGCCAGTCCCGTATGTGCCCCCAGCTGAGAGGTATCTTGTGGGCCGGGTGGGTCCTGCTACTCACCGCTCCTACAGGTGCATTGTCCGTTATGGGTATCGTGATGTTCACCAGGATGTTGATTCTTTTGAATCTGAACTTGTTGGTAGGCTGGCTGATTTCATCCGCTATGATTGGGTTCGGACACATGGCACGGACCCATGTATTGAAGATGATGGATCCCAATCTGGGGGATCCTCAAGTGAATGTAGATTGACAGTGATTGGAAATGTAGCATTTTCTGGTACACCagcttatgagattgaggagagctTGCAGCCAGCTAGTGTATCCATTGGTTTCCCAACTGTGGAAAGCGTCACAGATGTTATTGAGATGGAACCCATTTCTGTTACCAAAAGAAGAGTGAGGTTTGCCATTGATGATGAGTCTGAAACTGATACACGGTCTGAGACTGATGTGCAGTTGCAAGAAGAGTTGGAAGAGTTATGGGCAGCTCAACAATCGGGGACTGCATTCATACTTGGGCACTCACATGTTCGAGCAAAACAAGGATCTTCCCTTGTGAGGAGATTGGCAATCAATGTCGGGTATAATTTCCTGAGGAGGAATTGCCGAGGACCAGATGTAGCTCTCAAGGTGCCACCAGTGTCTCTCCTTGAGGTTGGCATGGTTTATATCGTCTGA
- the LOC117928536 gene encoding uncharacterized protein LOC117928536 isoform X1 encodes MLHSFNSANQNHPHHTLITFPSIYKVLLWRGCCIILREETNMGLRALPLSPSHNSFSPNLGVAQTLPRHHRLSRSSKFVVVSAKVDEKNENEEPKKSKQSLFSSVTEALDFSQVRSVEDAQLLEKARDATQSGGRMSREQYGALRRKIGGTYKDFFKSYVDVDGQYVEEGWVDKTCKVCKEDTRGEPRQVDKFGRYVHVACLEKSNSGNFFTRLFSR; translated from the exons ATGCTTCACTCGTTCAACTCAGCCAACCAAAATCACCCACACCACACACTTATAACTTTCCCCTCCATATATAAAGTCCTATTGTGGAGAGGGTGTTGCATTATTCTCAGAGAAGAAACAAACATGGGACTCAGAGCTCTTCCCTTGTCACCTTCACACAACAGTTTCTCACCAAACTTAGGAGTTGCTCAAACCTTGCCTAGGCATCACAGGCTCAGCAGGAGCTCGAAATTCGTAGTTGTTTCAGCCAAAGTAGATGAAAAAAACGAGAACGAAGAACCCAAGAAGAGCAAGCAATCTCTGTTTTCTAGTGTGACTGAGGCTCTTGATTTCTCTCAAGTAAGATCAGTGGAGGATGCCCAGCTTCTGGAGAAGGCCAGAGATGCCACTCAGTCTGGAGGGAGGATGTCCAGGGAACAG TATGGAGCTCTCAGAAGGAAAATTGGAGGAACATACAAGGATTTCTTCAAATCATACGTCGATG TGGATGGACAATACGTCGAGGAGGGTTGGGTCGATAAAACCtgcaaagtatgcaaggagGACACCAGAGGGGAACCCAGGCAGGTGGACAAGTTTGGAAGATATGTTCATGTGGCATGTCTAGAGAAGTCTAATTCCGGAAATTTTTTCACTAGGCTGTTCTCGAGATGA
- the LOC117928536 gene encoding uncharacterized protein LOC117928536 isoform X2 yields MLHSFNSANQNHPHHTLITFPSIYKVLLWRGCCIILREETNMGLRALPLSPSHNSFSPNLGVAQTLPRHHRLSRSSKFVVVSAKVDEKNENEEPKKSKQSLFSSVTEALDFSQVRSVEDAQLLEKARDATQSGGRMSREQYGALRRKIGGTYKDFFKSYVDVSLEISGWTIRRGGLGR; encoded by the exons ATGCTTCACTCGTTCAACTCAGCCAACCAAAATCACCCACACCACACACTTATAACTTTCCCCTCCATATATAAAGTCCTATTGTGGAGAGGGTGTTGCATTATTCTCAGAGAAGAAACAAACATGGGACTCAGAGCTCTTCCCTTGTCACCTTCACACAACAGTTTCTCACCAAACTTAGGAGTTGCTCAAACCTTGCCTAGGCATCACAGGCTCAGCAGGAGCTCGAAATTCGTAGTTGTTTCAGCCAAAGTAGATGAAAAAAACGAGAACGAAGAACCCAAGAAGAGCAAGCAATCTCTGTTTTCTAGTGTGACTGAGGCTCTTGATTTCTCTCAAGTAAGATCAGTGGAGGATGCCCAGCTTCTGGAGAAGGCCAGAGATGCCACTCAGTCTGGAGGGAGGATGTCCAGGGAACAG TATGGAGCTCTCAGAAGGAAAATTGGAGGAACATACAAGGATTTCTTCAAATCATACGTCGATG TCTCGCTTGAAATCAGTGGATGGACAATACGTCGAGGAGGGTTGGGTCGATAA
- the LOC117928536 gene encoding uncharacterized protein LOC117928536 isoform X3, whose amino-acid sequence MLHSFNSANQNHPHHTLITFPSIYKVLLWRGCCIILREETNMGLRALPLSPSHNSFSPNLGVAQTLPRHHRLSRSSKFVVVSAKVDEKNENEEPKKSKQSLFSSVTEALDFSQVRSVEDAQLLEKARDATQSGGRMSREQYGALRRKIGGTYKDFFKSYVDVAAP is encoded by the exons ATGCTTCACTCGTTCAACTCAGCCAACCAAAATCACCCACACCACACACTTATAACTTTCCCCTCCATATATAAAGTCCTATTGTGGAGAGGGTGTTGCATTATTCTCAGAGAAGAAACAAACATGGGACTCAGAGCTCTTCCCTTGTCACCTTCACACAACAGTTTCTCACCAAACTTAGGAGTTGCTCAAACCTTGCCTAGGCATCACAGGCTCAGCAGGAGCTCGAAATTCGTAGTTGTTTCAGCCAAAGTAGATGAAAAAAACGAGAACGAAGAACCCAAGAAGAGCAAGCAATCTCTGTTTTCTAGTGTGACTGAGGCTCTTGATTTCTCTCAAGTAAGATCAGTGGAGGATGCCCAGCTTCTGGAGAAGGCCAGAGATGCCACTCAGTCTGGAGGGAGGATGTCCAGGGAACAG TATGGAGCTCTCAGAAGGAAAATTGGAGGAACATACAAGGATTTCTTCAAATCATACGTCGATG TTGCAGCACCCTAG
- the LOC117928533 gene encoding mini-chromosome maintenance complex-binding protein — MVGLPYDFMANPLGAVRLTFEKAMAAAEASGSDPANYDGKDWGVADLFRQFLFDNGGLSQVPVLNSTNFKRVQPNTLVRFRGMIQDMLGNELYVGVYKEGPNWRTNKFMDVSQFPMGSRPDMRVWERRLLYCVPIPGQNSWVEPSSEAVINCYRNGTSQQREKRQRDDNTTTDPMDLHVSDDEFQGSSSNKKLREGELPFESSKAQDFVSESACSSVSMVPTFDKDSLPCLVKIYDSPESDLKLNDVFEFVGVFTFDPELVVKDDTDEFSDLCDDVLADLPPSKVPRLHCLIHRKLAVHDFISNSPVMEVKPHLVKQIRESLLGHLTAVLGNDGLAAHFMLLHLLSRVNGRVDTLAVGKLSLNLTCFNKESVSVFGNQLTLAIMNLLPFTHRIPLTVDYLNSASLAPKKDYQLNRLVTGVLQLAEGSHLTIDETQLKSGTLNSVGVENARLLKNLMQLQKVEYDFKYYKMEMAADVQLLILSEGKSNILPADLVLPFQPSSVDSTEPVATEALEAWRWYLVTLRSLPNSIEPELQKVIEDDLVAARQADRTLSSQDFSRLLTMGRLMSLSYGETSLSLEHWQMVKELERLRRERLK, encoded by the exons atggtgGGTCTGCCGTACGATTTCATGGCCAACCCCCTCGGAGCCGTCCGATTGACCTTCGAGAAGGCAATGGCGGCAGCGGAGGCGTCTGGCTCCGATCCGGCCAACTATGATGGCAAAGACTGGGGCGTCGCTGATCTCTTTCGTCAGTTCCTCTTCGACAACGGCGGCCTCTCTCAG GTTCCAGTACTTAATTCTACAAATTTCAAACGGGTTCAGCCAAACACACTGGTTCGGTTCCGAGGAATGATACAAGACATGCTGGGGAATGAACTCTATGTTGGCGTATATAAG gaAGGTCCAAATTGGAGAACCAACAAGTTTATGGATGTTTCTCAATTTCCTATGGGTTCTAGACCTGATATGCGAGTTTGGGAGCGCCGACTTCTATACTGTGTCCCT ATCCCTGGACAGAATTCATGGGTCGAACCTTCCAGTGAAGCTGTGATAAATTGTTATAGGAATGGGACGTCCCAGCAAAGAGAGAAGCGTCAGAGAGATGACAACACAACTACTGATCCCATGGATTTGCAT GTCTCAGATGATGAATTTCAGGGTTCTTCAAGTAATAAAAAGTTG CGAGAAGGTGAACTCCCTTTTGAGTCTTCTAAGGCACAGGATTTTGTAAGTGAAAGCGCCTGTTCTAGTGTTAGTATGGTGCCTACTTTTGACAAAGATTCTCTTCCTTGTCTAGTTAAG ATATATGATTCTCCAGAGTCTGACTTGAAGTTgaatgatgtttttgaatttgTTGGTGTCTTCACTTTTGATCCTGAGCTTGTGGTTAAGGATGACACTGATGAGTTTTCTGATCTTTGTGATGATGTGTTGGCTGATTTGCCTCCTAGCAAG GTACCTCGTCTTCATTGTTTAATACACAGGAAGCTTGCAGTTCATGACTTTATTTCTAATTCCCCTGTGATGGAG GTAAAACCCCATTTGGTCAAACAGATAAGGGAATCTTTGCTGGGCCATCTCACTGCTGTTCTTGGCAATGATGGATTAGCAGCTCATTTCATGTTGTTGCATCTTTTATCCAGA GTGAATGGTAGAGTGGACACTCTTGCTGTGGGGAAGCTTTCTCTAAACCTCACATGTTTTAACAAAGAAAGTGTGTCTGTGTTCGGCAATCAGCTTACCCTTGCAATCATGAACCTCCTTCCTTTCACACATCGCATACCTCTTACAGTGGATTATCTTAACTCAGCTTCACTTGCCCCAAAAAAAGATTATCAATTGAACAg ACTGGTAACTGGAGTTCTGCAGCTAGCTGAAGGCTCGCACTTAACCATTGATGAGACCCAATTGAAATCAGGGACCCTGAACTCTGTTGGGGTTGAGAATGCAAGATTGCTAAAAAATCTAATGCAGTTGCAAAAG GTGGAATATGACTTCAAGTACTACAAAATGGAAATGGCAGCGGATGTTCAATTGCTCATTCTTTCTGAAGGGAAATCAAACATCTTACCAGCTGACTTAGTTTTGCCTTTCCAGCCTTCTTCAGTGGATAGCACTGAACCTGTTGCTACAGAAGCACTTGAAGCTTGGAGGTGGTACTTGGTTACTCTTAGATCACTGCCAAACTCTATTGAGCCAGAATTGCAGAAG GTAATAGAAGATGACTTGGTTGCAGCAAGGCAAGCAGATCGGACTTTAAGCAGCCAAGATTTTAGCAG ATTGCTGACAATGGGGCGGCTAATGTCTCTGAGTTATGGTGAAACCTCCTTGTCATTGGAACATTGGCAAATGGTGAAAGAACTGGAGAGGCTAAGAAGGGAGCGGCTGAAATGA